In Mycobacterium branderi, the DNA window CCCTCCTACGTCGAGCCCTACCAGGGCGCGGCCACCGGGGTAGGCGGCATCGTGCGCGACATCATGGCGATGGGCGCGCGACCGGTGGCGGTGATGGACCAGCTGCGCTTCGGGCCCGCCGACGCCCCGGACACTCGCCGCGTCGTCGACGGCGTGGTGCGCGGCATCGGCGGCTACGGCAATTCGCTTGGGCTGCCCAACATCGGCGGCGAGACCGTCTTCGACGCCTGCTACGCCGGCAACCCATTGGTGAACGCGCTGTGTGTCGGCGTGCTACGCACCGAAGATCTTCACCTGGCGTTCGCGTCGGGCGCCGGCAACAAGATCATCCTGTTCGGCGCTCGCACCGGGCTCGACGGCATCGGCGGAGTGTCGGTGCTCGCGTCGGACACCTTCGCCGGCGACGAGTCCGGGCCGGGCCGCAAGAAACTGCCGTCGGTGCAAGTCGGCGACCCGTTCATGGAGAAAGTGCTCATCGAGTGCTGCCTGGAGCTCTACGCCGCCGGCCTGGTGGTCGGGATCCAGGACCTCGGCGGGGCCGGATTAGCCTGTGCCACATCGGAATTAGCGTCAGCAGGCGACGGCGGCATGGCCATCGAACTGGACACCGTCCCGCTGCGCACCAAGAACATGACACCCGCCGAGGTGCTCTGCAGCGAGTCGCAGGAGCGGATGTGCGCGGTGGTCACGCCGGAAAACGTGGACGCGTTCATGGCGGTGTGCCGCAAATGGGACGCGCTGGCCACCGTGATCGGTGAGGTCACCGACGGCGACCGGCTCAAGATCACCTGGCACGGTGAGACGGTCGTCGACGTGCCGCCGCGCACCGTGGCCCACCAGGGGCCCGTCTACCAGCGCCCGCTGGCCCGCCCGGAGTCGCAGGACGCGCTGAACGCCGACCGGTCCACCCGGTTGCCCCGGCCGGCCACCGGCGACGAGCTGCGCGCGACTTTGCTTGCGCTGCTGGGCAGTCCGCATCTGTGCAGTCGCGCGTTCATCACCGAGCAGTACGACCGCTATGTGCGTGGCAACACCGTGCTGGCCGAGCACGCCGACGGCGGCATGCTGCGCGTCGACGAAACCACCGGCCGCGGCATCGCGGTGTCCACCGACGCGTCGGGTCGCTACACCCAGCTGGATCCCTACACCGGCGCCCAACTTGCGCTGGCCGAGGCGTACCGCAACGTCGCCGCCACCGGCGCCACCCCCGTCGCGGTCACCAACTGCCTCAACTTCGGCTCCCCGGAGGATCCCGGGGTGATGTGGCAGTTCGCCCAGGCGGTGCGGGGGTTGGCCGATGGCTGTGCGGCGCTTGGCATTCCGGTCACCGGAGGCAACGTCAGCTTCTACAACCAAACCGGCTCGACGCCGATCATGCCCACGCCGGTCGTCGGTGTGCTGGGTGTCATCGACGATGTGAGCCGTCGCCTGCCCACCGGCATGGGCACCGAACCCGACGAGTCGCTGCTGCTGCTCGGCGACACCCGCGACGAATTCGACGGCTCGGTCTGGGCGCAGGTCACCGCCGATCATCTGGGCGGCGTGCCGCCGCAGGTGGATCTGGCCCGCGAAAAGCTGCTCGCCGAGGTGCTGACCGCCGCCTCCCGCGACGGGTTGGTGTCGG includes these proteins:
- the purL gene encoding phosphoribosylformylglycinamidine synthase subunit PurL yields the protein MSVTSGLTHAVDTVERAAATPDQPQPFRELGLKDDEYQRIRDILGRRPTDAELAMYSVMWSEHCSYKSSKVHLRYFGETTTDEMRASMLAGIGENAGVVDIGDGWAVTFKVESHNHPSYVEPYQGAATGVGGIVRDIMAMGARPVAVMDQLRFGPADAPDTRRVVDGVVRGIGGYGNSLGLPNIGGETVFDACYAGNPLVNALCVGVLRTEDLHLAFASGAGNKIILFGARTGLDGIGGVSVLASDTFAGDESGPGRKKLPSVQVGDPFMEKVLIECCLELYAAGLVVGIQDLGGAGLACATSELASAGDGGMAIELDTVPLRTKNMTPAEVLCSESQERMCAVVTPENVDAFMAVCRKWDALATVIGEVTDGDRLKITWHGETVVDVPPRTVAHQGPVYQRPLARPESQDALNADRSTRLPRPATGDELRATLLALLGSPHLCSRAFITEQYDRYVRGNTVLAEHADGGMLRVDETTGRGIAVSTDASGRYTQLDPYTGAQLALAEAYRNVAATGATPVAVTNCLNFGSPEDPGVMWQFAQAVRGLADGCAALGIPVTGGNVSFYNQTGSTPIMPTPVVGVLGVIDDVSRRLPTGMGTEPDESLLLLGDTRDEFDGSVWAQVTADHLGGVPPQVDLAREKLLAEVLTAASRDGLVSAAHDLSEGGLAQAVVESALAGETGCRIVLPEGADPFVMLFSESASRVLVAVPRTEESRFVSMCEARGLPVARIGVVDQGSDSVEVQGLFTVSLAELRSTSEGVLPRLFG